Genomic DNA from Triplophysa rosa linkage group LG6, Trosa_1v2, whole genome shotgun sequence:
caaccttcgaggaagaagcgttcctgatgggaagaccccagggaggttaataccatcgggcccgtatTCAGCCATGAcatcgctggacggtcgatccgggacggttcctgccccgttcctGCCCACGGGGGCCTAgtgcccactttttcacaaaaagagtttcctatctccctgggtgttcttcacagccgctctcaccctctgtcagatggtgttcggccactcgacattgcgtcttggcgaggcgcaacattgaatgtattttgcagccctcagcactctcaaatcgatggtgcggggacctgcatcgccaggcaggcaaaccagcagagccagtcttcttcccgggggctccccggcgagagacccgcactgccagccatcgaaccaccccccggggggtcgatgaagcagatcgttcccttagtccccctgtcacggtcactgggagcttggctcgagcttcccacactgtcacggtggctgagaaggacgatccgtctcggctacgcgatccagttcgccagaaacccgcccaagttttggggcatcctcgtcacctcggtcagaggccgggatgctcccgtactacggagcgaggtcgccacccttctggcgaagggtgcgatcgagtgagggcccactccacccggggtgttgcctcctcttgggccttggcacggggggcctctctcgcagacatttgcagagctgcgggttgggctacacccaacaccttcgcgaggttttacaacctccgcgtagagccggtgtcagcccgcgtcctgcatggccacatgtaggaccggcaactggtagggtgtacgcctgttcggttcttttccccctctctcgagtgggtcagtataccgatttagcctccattctttccccactgggcgaagaacaggcactccatccatcactaagcaagcaccccctggggcgggctgggcagagcagccctgccccttaggccgggtatcacctgagttattcgctgcatagctctaaccggacctagtgctaccagacgttgcaactccccagtagcgcggttccgtctgatgtatcctcatgctggttcccaccttggtaacccatgacctccccgggtggacctccacctcgcagttttctcttcagccgcacttcttcccatgagttcttccccttcggtgagaccatgtggtatctccactattctcctccctgcggtaggaagtggtctctgcagcgcatcccccacttgaggaagtagcgcttacccagtgccttacggttccgggcggcttctcgctgttagagcaacaaggccgccgcctgtgaggccgaaggtaggggccttcccacctttcaagaaagctctgggaccccctacctacccactggtaggttacaattttgcggtagcgttcacggctgacacgcccaggccagtcaccgtcgcttcgttgagattgtgacagggcacagtgttatggcgttttccattggaaccccatctgtcggttcgacacaacgtcgagagaccgacagaaagggaacgtctcggttacgtttgtaacctcggttccctgatggagggaacgagacgttgtgtcctcttgccacaacacgtgctgtcctctgcagcagtcgtgagaggtcacaggctcctcagaactaaggtgaatgaatgatgcacgccgtctcccttttatacccggatgtccggggcggagtccggcatgcatatttcatttgccaattttcattggccttttctaagtagtcggaaacgattggttctcagggacgaaccccatctgttggttcgacacaacgtctcgttccctccatcagggaaccgaggttacaaacgtaaccaagacgttttttgcTCTTCGTCCCTTTTAGATGCTTTGTGGCAAGTGATAGAATGTTCCTGCAGTCAAGATCACTGAGCTCCTTGTTGTGATGACCTACAGCTCCTTTAATGTACACAGACAGAAGCCATCAGATGAATAAGCAGCACTTATACAGGTATGAACAGTCATGCATGAAATTCCAGTAGATCAAGCACACTAGTGAAAAGAGTTCAAGTCCTTAATATTGAAAACACTATAATAATCACTGAATACAGATCAGCAAATGAATCAACTTTGCTTCCTTATATCTGGCTGCTTCAGACTGTTCTATTCTGTCCTAGGCATGGATTCAAACCACACATATGGACCAGTACCTACAGACGAGCCCAGTAAAAGCAGATGGGGTCTGATTCTCCTCTCCCTCACTCTTTCTCTGTTGGCTGTGCTGACCACTGCGATGAACTGCTTGGTCATCACAGCGATCATTGTCACGCGCAAGCTACACCATCCCGCCAACTATCTAATCTGCTCTCTGGCTGTGACTGACCTTTTGGTGGCCATATTAGTTATGCCCTTCAGCATAGTCTACATCATGAAGGAGACATGGATCATGGGTCAAGTAATGTGCAATGTCTGGTTGAGCGTAGACATAATCTGCTGCACATGCTCCATACTGCATCTGGCAGCTATCGCTGTGGACCGCTACCATTCCATCACAAATGCTGTGGAGTACTCCAGGAAAAGGACATCTCTACGGGCCGCTGTCATGATCATCATGGTGTGGCTCCTCTCTGTAGTTGTCTCACTTCCTCCACTGCTCTGGAGACACTATAAAACAAAATCAGAAAACGAGTGCATCATTAAGCACGAACACATTGCCTTTACAATTTACTCAACATTTGGGGCTTTTTACATTCCTCTGATTCTCATTCTCATTCTCTACTATAAGATTTACCAAGCAGCAAAGACGCTTTATCACAGGAGAGGGGCCAGCTGCCTCAACAACTCAGAGATGAATGGACACATGCTACCAAAGTGCAGCGACAGGGAGCCTACGATTCCCGACACCATGAGCCCCCCTGAGAAATCGGTGTCTGAACCCTCCACCGAATGTGACAGAGTGCGCATCGCTGTGAAAAGCCCAGAGTCTCAGTCTTGTAGAGACAGGTCTGTCAGAAGACATCGCATCTCAAGCACTCGTGAGAAGAAGGCGGCAACCACCCTGGGGCTTATTCTAGGGGCATTTGTTATCTGCTGGCTGCCGTTCTTTATCCATGAGGTGATTGTTAACATCTGTACCTCCTGCAACCCCTCTGCTGAGATGTCTAACTTTCTTACTTGGTTGGGTTATCTTAACTCCCTCATCAACCCACTGATTTACACCATCTTTAATGAGGATTTCAAAAGGGCTTTTCAAAAGTTAATCAAATGCAAGAGTTATCTCTAACACAGAGGAATTACATTATCTGTGACAATGTACGACATATGAAATGAAAGATTCTCAAGGCACCATTTGGGGGTTTCCAGATGCCACATATGGGGGTTTCATAGTTCCTATAACTATTGGAAGTACCCgctttttgttgtgttcatACCCACAGGAATTCCAAGACATGAACATACAGAAAGCTAATGGTAATAGCATTTCCCTGTCATTTTTTATGCAGTGTTGGGTTCTGCAGCCTCTATGATATGTGGCCTGCAAGTTTTCGTAGGAGATTTGATTGAATGCAGTGCATAAATGACAACGCTGTCGGATGTCTTATGTTACTTCAGAGGTCCTAGAGTGCTGCCAGTGTGAATGGGACCAGGAATGACCGTAGGGCAGGGTTTCCCAAATGGGGTTTACAAACCACTGGTAGTTCGCGAGGGAATTGCAGGGGGTTCGTGAGTTGGGATACTGTCTGCCTATCATTGTACATACAAGTTGTTTCCATTACtttgaaaaaagttaaattgcaaaaaaatgttacaggtttaacaataacaatttTGTGAAATACAACTACAATAAATGTTACGTAAAACCTCAGGGGGTACTTCAAGTATAAAAATAAGGTTTCAGCTgacaataaagtttgaaaacttTTTAGTTGTTGATGTAGCACCCTGGTGGCTTGTTCATATTACAGATTCCTATACAGTCCAAAACATAGATATTTTTAACTAGATGCTGCATTAGCAGCTGTTTGTATGGGCCGCTACATGTAGGTCGTCTGCCATATTGGAACGGTAAGAGACGGTTTGTGAACTAGTGTTGCCAAAtttacagttccctttctgtcggtctctcgacgttgtgtcgaaccgacagaatggggtttgtcttgagaacctatcatcttctgagtatttagaaaaggccaatgaaaattggcgaatgaaatttgcatgccgggctcctccccggatgtccgggtataagagggaagccggcgtgctcattcattcaccttttgtccttcagagcctacgcatctgatgagcttctctacgatctttggtgatcatttttctgctggaatctacgacgtggacagcggacggtcccttcctgcagtgactctcccctgggcgtctcggcagttccggaggtgttcgagcaaatttccttttctaaaagagcaaatttctccagcgtggcttgtcccgctgttctcatgggtgcaacacactcatcg
This window encodes:
- the htr1fa gene encoding 5-hydroxytryptamine receptor 1F codes for the protein MDSNHTYGPVPTDEPSKSRWGLILLSLTLSLLAVLTTAMNCLVITAIIVTRKLHHPANYLICSLAVTDLLVAILVMPFSIVYIMKETWIMGQVMCNVWLSVDIICCTCSILHLAAIAVDRYHSITNAVEYSRKRTSLRAAVMIIMVWLLSVVVSLPPLLWRHYKTKSENECIIKHEHIAFTIYSTFGAFYIPLILILILYYKIYQAAKTLYHRRGASCLNNSEMNGHMLPKCSDREPTIPDTMSPPEKSVSEPSTECDRVRIAVKSPESQSCRDRSVRRHRISSTREKKAATTLGLILGAFVICWLPFFIHEVIVNICTSCNPSAEMSNFLTWLGYLNSLINPLIYTIFNEDFKRAFQKLIKCKSYL